A segment of the Hallerella succinigenes genome:
AGGCGAGCCTCCTCGAAAGTGCAATTTACCAACTCGAAGACGATTTCCCGAACAAGGAAGAATGCGAAGCGATGGCGCTCCGTCTTTGCATCACATGGGTGAACCGCCTGCTGTTCCTGAAACTTGTCGAATCGCAAATCCTCATGTATCAAAAGGGCGATGCATCGTACCGGTTCATGAGTACAGACAAAATAGCGAACTTCGACGAACTGAATATTTTCTTTTTCAAGGTGCTCGGCAAGAAAATCGAGGATCGCGACGAAGACGTGCTCAAGCGTTACCCGAACGTCCCTTACCTGAACAGTTCACTGTTCGAGTCGACCGAAGACGAAAAGCACCTGAAAATCCGAGGCATTCCCGATGCCCAGATGGAAATTTTCAACAAGACCGTTCTGAAGGACGAACGCGGCAAACGCGCGAAAGGCACGCTCCCGAATCTGGATTACATCTTCAAGTTCCTCGATGCGTACAACTTCGCAAGCGATGCCCAAGGCGGCGTGACCTCTACGAGCAAGACGCTCATCAACGCGTCGGTTCTCGGACTCATCTTCGAAAAAATCAACGGCTACAAAGACGGCAGTTTCTTTACGCCGGGGTTCATCACCGACTACATGGCCCGCGATGTGCTGGAACGGACGGTAGTGCAGAAGTTCAACGAGAAAAAGTCCTGGAAATGCGAAAATTTGGAAGATGTCTCGGACAAGATTGAAGATATTTCAGAAGCGAATGAAATTGTCGATGACATCCGCGTTGCTGATGTCGCCGTGGGCTCTGGGCATTTCTTGGTGTCGGCCCTTAATCGCCTGCTTGCAATCAAATCGGAATTGAACATTTTGTGCGATGCAGACGGCAAACGCATCAAACGTCGCGACCTGATTTTGAAAGTAGATAACGATGAACTTTCTGTTGTTGATGACGAGGGCGAACCGTTTGAATACAAGCCGGGCAACGAAGAAAGCCAGCGGTATCAAGAAGCTTTGTTCAACGAGAAACGTCGCATTATCGAGAATTGCCTTTTCGGCGTTGACTTGAACCCCAACAGCGTGAACATCTGCCGTTTGCGCCTTTGGATTGAACTTTTGAAGAACGCCTACTACACCAAGGAAAGCGGCTACAAACAACTTCAGACACTCCCGAACATCGACATCAATATCAAAGTCGGCGATTCGCTGCTGAGCAAATACCCCGTGCAGAACGGGCGCTTGATTGCGGACTATCTTACTCGTGATGAACGAGCCGACCGCAAACGGGATAGCCTCAAGAATAGCCTTATTGAATACAGACAACTTGTGCAGGAATACAAAACGGGCAAGTCGCAGAGTTCCAAGATGATGCTCCGGCACAAGATTGCGTCGCTCAAGAGCCGAATGGTTGAAGACGGGCAGATTGAAATGTTCGACGAATACAAGGGCTCAGCGGGCGACACCATCGATTTTTCCAACTCGCTTGAATGGATGTTTGAGTTCCCAGAAATCCTTGATGACGAAGGTCGCTTTACAGGCTTCGACGCCATCATCGGAAACCCGCCGTATGTGCAACTCCAGAGCATGGGCGAGATGAGCGACGTTTACGGCAAACGGGATTACAGTTGCTACAACAAGTCCGCAGACCTTTATTGCCTTTTTGTGGAACGTGCCTACAGCCTGCTGAAAAAGAACGGATATTTCTCGTTCATCATGCCGAACAAGTGGATGCTTGTGGATTACGGCAAGGAACTGCGAGAGTTTATGAGCCAGACCTCGCTCAAGAAAATTCTCAACTTTGGCGATGTCCAGTTCTTTGCCGATGCGACCATTTATGTGTGCATATTCGTATCGCAAAAGTCCGGCGACAAGATGCCCGTTTTGGCGTGCTCGCTGAACAGCAAGAACTATCACGGCGAATTCGAAAAAGAAGTCAATGCCGCGACATTCGAGTTCCCGGCAGAAAATTTTGGAGCAAGCGAATGGAGCATCCGCAACAAACTCCACGATTCCGTATTGCAGAAAATGAACGTCGGCACGGCTCTGAAAGATATGCCGATTACCATTAATTACGGTTTAAAGACAGGTTATAATGACGCGTTTTTTATTGATGGAAAGACGAGAGAAAAACTCATTGCTGAAGACCCCAAGAGCGAAGAACTCATAAAGCCCCTGCTTCGTGGCCGAGACATTAACGCATGGGTGACGGAAAGCGATCAGTATCTAATCAATCCGCATAACGGAATTAAAGAAAAGAACATTGCGCCGATTAACATAGACGAATACCCTGCAATCAAAAAGCATCTTGACCAATTTATAGATAAATTGATTAAACGTGGAGACAAAGGCGATTCGCCATACAATCTACGTAATTGTGCCTATTTGGAAGAATTTGCCAAACCGAAAATCATGTATCCGAACATGACCTCGGTATTCCCGTTTACCTATGACGAAACCGGCTCTTTCGGCAACGACAAATCTTTTATCATTACGGAAAAGGACAATTCGCAGAATTTGCCAAAGGGAACGGAAAACGTCATTGCGAGCGAAGCGAAGCAATCCAATGCAGAATCAATCAGCGATGTCATTCCCGCGAAGGCGGGAATCTCCTCTCCTAGTGGCTATAACCTACTGAAAGCCCTTCTCGCCATATTCAATTCCAACCTCGTCAAACTTTGGATATGGTACAACTGTCCTGAACTCATGGGCGGCACCCGTGAAATCCGCAAAGCCTACTTTGAAAACCTCCGCATCCCACTAGACAATGCGGAACTCCTGCACCAACTCGCCACCCTCGCCGATGAAATCATTCGCCTGAAAAAAGAATTGGTGAACAGCAACAAAACTCAGGTCCCTGAGCCTGCCGAAGGGCCGACCGAAGCAACCC
Coding sequences within it:
- a CDS encoding DUF7149 domain-containing protein gives rise to the protein MSIKFILPKKSVNSAFLKLPVPVEKMEYFKLSLKNLYSKRNAAQDEEYHKGEIWNFLRKIFEPDYSVQVNRPIDLAIFNGNTASAKPAVIIEAKSPTNAAEMFSAEHPNVKSLQELVYYFMLEYVQSGNHEIKWLAITNFDEWYFFDVKDFIRYFGNKSKPIYDQFLKFKANQMSGNKTSDFYNEIAKPAIDDFLASCDINVVRFNLEDACKNVIASPGSKSGINSTKQSNAACHPERSVSGVEGSKKLLPLYKFLSPETLLAKPFANDSNSLDRNFYAELLHIIGLEEVKEEKGSKKVIRRKKPANRDKASLLESAIYQLEDDFPNKEECEAMALRLCITWVNRLLFLKLVESQILMYQKGDASYRFMSTDKIANFDELNIFFFKVLGKKIEDRDEDVLKRYPNVPYLNSSLFESTEDEKHLKIRGIPDAQMEIFNKTVLKDERGKRAKGTLPNLDYIFKFLDAYNFASDAQGGVTSTSKTLINASVLGLIFEKINGYKDGSFFTPGFITDYMARDVLERTVVQKFNEKKSWKCENLEDVSDKIEDISEANEIVDDIRVADVAVGSGHFLVSALNRLLAIKSELNILCDADGKRIKRRDLILKVDNDELSVVDDEGEPFEYKPGNEESQRYQEALFNEKRRIIENCLFGVDLNPNSVNICRLRLWIELLKNAYYTKESGYKQLQTLPNIDINIKVGDSLLSKYPVQNGRLIADYLTRDERADRKRDSLKNSLIEYRQLVQEYKTGKSQSSKMMLRHKIASLKSRMVEDGQIEMFDEYKGSAGDTIDFSNSLEWMFEFPEILDDEGRFTGFDAIIGNPPYVQLQSMGEMSDVYGKRDYSCYNKSADLYCLFVERAYSLLKKNGYFSFIMPNKWMLVDYGKELREFMSQTSLKKILNFGDVQFFADATIYVCIFVSQKSGDKMPVLACSLNSKNYHGEFEKEVNAATFEFPAENFGASEWSIRNKLHDSVLQKMNVGTALKDMPITINYGLKTGYNDAFFIDGKTREKLIAEDPKSEELIKPLLRGRDINAWVTESDQYLINPHNGIKEKNIAPINIDEYPAIKKHLDQFIDKLIKRGDKGDSPYNLRNCAYLEEFAKPKIMYPNMTSVFPFTYDETGSFGNDKSFIITEKDNSQNLPKGTENVIASEAKQSNAESISDVIPAKAGISSPSGYNLLKALLAIFNSNLVKLWIWYNCPELMGGTREIRKAYFENLRIPLDNAELLHQLATLADEIIRLKKELVNSNKTQVPEPAEGPTEATQKQLATLETQVNTLVYQLYGITDAEEIEAVEKR